AAATATAATAAGATTTGAGGATGCTCAAGATCCGGAAAATTATTCGGTAAGCGGATTGGCCGAACGAGCGAGGTTTTATAGACAAAATTTTTCTGAAAGTCTTAAAAAGCAAATCCAGTATTTATTCAACTTAGAAGCAAAATCCATTAAAAGGGAAGGAATAGAAATAAAACCTTTGAACTTTTTCACCCTGGAAGGAAATATCGGAAAAGTTGAAAACCATTTGTCTGAATCTCTAAAACGCTTAATCGAAACATACAGCCTTGTAACCGTTTACTTATTATTTGCTCATAACTTTAATGAGGACGATGAATTTAGCGGCACTTTATACCATTGGACCATTAAAAATGGAGTGAAAAATTTTAGTTTTTTCTTGGATGATTATTTCGGATCGAGAAAGAAAATAGATGACTCATTACTCAAAAATTATTTTACTGAACGCTCTTCTGAGTTAAAAACTATAGGAAAATCACTTTCAGTGATGCCTCCTGATAAAAATCATAAACAATTGTATCTGAGCGTTTTATCTAACCATTTAGAATTTATTTTAGATAGGCGGTAAAAAAATTTATTCAAAATGAGTGAATACTCACTCATTTATTTATACCTTTGTCCTGACGGACTGTGGCTAGGTGTGTCAAATGAGCGTGAATATTCATTCATTAATTGTAAATTAAAATAATGCTACTATGCAAAACATGACTAAACACATTGAAAGGCCTTTAATGATCGGCCTCAAAAACATTGCACAACTCTTGGATGTAAGTACCCGTACGGTAATACGAATGCACAAAGACGAACAAATACGGCTTTACCGGATGAGAGGAAAACTATTTGCTAAGTTCGATGAATTGAAGGAAGACCTGGATGATCTATTACAGCCTTTGCCTTCCAAAGAAAAGCAAATGAATCAGGAGTAAAATAAAAGCGTCCACGAATTCGCCTTCGTGAACGCTTATTTTTTCACTATTTAATAGCGTTATACTATGAACACAAAGGTAATAAAATTCAAGCAAGAAGACAATCTCACTTCTTTTCAGCTTACTGACAGCCAGGCAGAACTAATCATTCCAATTTTAAAGAACGTAAAATGCACTGAATACCTCCAAATTTTTTTTGAAGAGTCGGAAGCCATTTCCGATACACTTGACGAACTTTTGATCGGCCATGATTGGGATGTCCTGGGGGGAACCGGTGAAAAGTTGGCATATTCTCAAATTGTTTCTCGTCTATTGCAGAAGGCTAGGTTGTTGCAGGTTCTCAATTCTATCACTCCCAAATTGAGTGACAATGAAAAGTAAGAACACCATATCAAAGGAGTCATTACAGGAATTAGCAAAAACATACCAGGAGTGTCATGTGGTTATTCGGAGAATCAACGACCAAAAGAAAAGAGAACCTTGTATGCCGTTGAAACTTTTAGCAAAAGTGGTGGAAGCAAGGATATTGCTTTCCCTTATTCAAAAGGAAGTTGTTTTGAGGAATCAACAAGTTCCTTTAACACAAGATTAAGCTTAGACACTGATTTTCATATTTTTTTAGGGTTGAACCCTCCGGTTCAGCCCTAATTTGAAAATCAGAGCGTATCAAAAAGAAAAATTCAATACGAAAATCAGTAAACAAATTCTTGAATATGGCAGTCAGTAAATTGAAACCTATACCAATCACTCCTGAATTAATAATCCATCATCTCGAGAGCCTAAAAGGAAGTAAGTCTACAGAAAAAGAGGAAAACTCGTTTCCCGCTGAAATATTTCCAACTGCTCTACAAAAAATAATTAAAGCTACAAATGATAGCCTAAACTTTCCTATTGATTTTGTAGGAGCTTCCATGTTATATGCTGCATCGGTAGCCATAGGCAATTCCTGTAAAGTTGAGGTATTGAAGGGATACCAACAGAACGTTTCTCTGTATATCTCAATTGTAGGCCGTAGAGGAACCAACAAAAGCCATCCATTAAGCTTTTTCCTAAAACCTCTTGAAGATCGGGATGAAAAGAATTTTGAAAAGTATAGGATTGAAAAACAGGAATACGACACCAATATAAAATTATCAAAAAAAGACAGAGATAATCAACAAATTGATGACCCGATCTTGCCGATCTGGGAACAACTCCTGGTAACTGATTTTACACCAGAAGCTTTGATAGAAGTGCATAAATTTAATAAAAATGGTATTGGAGTTTATGCAGATGAATTGGCTAGTTGGTTTAAAAATTTTAACCGATATAACAGCGGCAGCGAAGAACAATTCTGGTTAAGTGTATGGAGTGGAAAACCGATCCGAATTAATAGAAAAACCAGTGAACCAATATTTATTTCCCTACCGTTTATTTCTGTGATAGGAACCATTCAACCTGCCGTACTCAAAGAATTAGCAAAGGACAGAACAGAAAACGGTTTCATGGACAGAATTCTGTTCGTAATCCCCGATGATCTGAAAAAGAACTATTGGAGTGAAACACAATTAGAACTGGAAGTGGAAGAAACCTGGAAAACAATCATTACCAACATACTTGACATTCATTTAAATCAAAACGAAAACCTCACCCCTACCCCGACAATAATAAAATTCTCACCGGAAGCCAAAGATATCCTTCGGGCCTGGCAACGAAAAATAACTGATTTATGCAATGAATCCAATGACGACATTCTGGTTGGGATATATGCTAAACTGGAACAATATTCTTTGAGGCTGGCTCTAATCCT
This sequence is a window from Lewinellaceae bacterium. Protein-coding genes within it:
- a CDS encoding DUF3987 domain-containing protein produces the protein MAVSKLKPIPITPELIIHHLESLKGSKSTEKEENSFPAEIFPTALQKIIKATNDSLNFPIDFVGASMLYAASVAIGNSCKVEVLKGYQQNVSLYISIVGRRGTNKSHPLSFFLKPLEDRDEKNFEKYRIEKQEYDTNIKLSKKDRDNQQIDDPILPIWEQLLVTDFTPEALIEVHKFNKNGIGVYADELASWFKNFNRYNSGSEEQFWLSVWSGKPIRINRKTSEPIFISLPFISVIGTIQPAVLKELAKDRTENGFMDRILFVIPDDLKKNYWSETQLELEVEETWKTIITNILDIHLNQNENLTPTPTIIKFSPEAKDILRAWQRKITDLCNESNDDILVGIYAKLEQYSLRLALILQMLSLACGETKQTEIGVDATKGALKLIEYFKKTALKVHSIVGKATPLEKLPMDKKNLYEELPETFTTQEGVKIAENIGIPERTFKRFAAQEDLFSNPKRGEYKKKY